DNA from Quercus lobata isolate SW786 chromosome 1, ValleyOak3.0 Primary Assembly, whole genome shotgun sequence:
ACCAAGCTCAAGTTCCAAGCATTATGACAATTTGATCAAACATAATgcttgaaactcgagttccaaaaaatGTATTACATAACTAGATAAGTTTGATTAAGTATTATCTTgcaaattttctcaaaaattctgctatttatcaaaatttgcctgtatctaagttttggccTCCGTAAAAAAGTACTTGGAATTGCAAGTCTGTCTCTCGTAGTCTCTCTCATCATTCAAgtaaaaactctctctctctcactcactcaatAAGCAAGTACTTTACTCAGTCTCTCTAAGCAACGGACGCATTCTTGTCTTGAGAttacaaaaaacccaccaccccttctcttctcttctctctccatTCAATCTGATCACAGCACCGTCGCGACGCTGCGCCTTTCCACCGCCTCGACTCGGCATCCCAAGCCGCCTCGGCCgccgcaaaaaaaaaaaaacccgtttGCCAATTGAGAAAACCGTAAGCCCCATTCATTGTGTTCAATCTATTCTATGATTTGTTGGTTTGAATTTCGTCTCTATTAGATTATTGATCAACTAAATATATGAACAGGACCACCTTGTTTCGTATTAGACCATGTTTGTATCTGGGTGTATGCATAGCTTTAATCAATCTCTAAGacattgtgtttatgtttaATTGTTTAGTATTAATCTTATATTTCTAGCAACAGATCCTGAAAACTTCgtcgattattgtgaaaaaaaagaacatcAAGGTTTGATTTTTGCCATGTTAGTCATGTTGCGAAGGTTGAAACTGATGTTGGTGTGTTGGAATCTATATCAGAGGGCTTGAGTTGTTGGGAGTGAATAGTGAATAAGCTATAACATTGAGATTTTCCCTATTTAACCTATTGACCCAAATTGAtagattgaaataaaaaatgcaacttCAGGTTCAGTCTTTATCTTTGGGTACCTTGGATTATTGGGTGTGTGTTAATTTAGTAAatgtttgtgttgttgtttttgagTTCTTAGACCCGGGTAAACACGTGGGATAAGCATTTGAGCTTCTTTGAGGAGAGACTTTGAAGGGCCTAAGCTTTGGAGAGAGTTTTCTTGAATTGATATCGTATTGGATGGAGATGTTTTGCTTATTGGGCATAGTTTGAACCTTCACgatgttgttttttgtttgtttgcttctGCTGGTGGTGGGCTCGTCTCATTAATGTTTGATTCCTTAGAAAACTGAAgtaaaaagaattgaagttccATAGTTCTCTGTAATGATGTCTTTTTGTCAATGATAGTGTGgcttaatttgggttttttttttccccttgattTGTGCataaaattttatgttgatttttattatataagaatatgatgagttgggtttttttatggatttttttttgctaaatggATTGGATGTGGATTTGGTTTAGCAATTTGTTCTTCTTTGAATTCAGagtttgttgttgttcttttttctctctccctctctctcttttaattttaaaattatatacctATTGGCAACTAGtgattttcataacattttatgttattttatctttggttttttttttttttttttttttttttttaatttaaattttgtgttctgAAGAGCCTGTATACAATCAATGTGGTCAGGACATAGAACCCAAAAAATTTACACTGTCCAttaagaaaatttctaatttaACAGAATCAGGGGACATTgctcaatttattttaaagtcGAGAGGGCATTGAGATGGACCCAATAGTTTAGGGAGGAAAGTTAAATTAACCCAAAGTTTTTATCTTAATGGATATCTAATTGTTAATCTTCagtaaatataataatatttgagGACTCTTTTGATTGTTTGAGTGAAAATATTTCTGAAGTAATTTCTGTCCTAACACATCAACAGAATTTATCTTGCAGCTTGGTCTCAATCTGAGAACCCATTGCTTCCTTGGCTTAGGGAAACATGAACAATGGAAATGGAAGACGATTGAATGGGGAGACAGAGGAAGATGATGACGACGAAGGAAGTGAGGGAGACCTTGATGCTTGGGAGAGGACTTATGCGGATGAGAGGTCATGGGAGTCTCTGCAAGAAGATGAGTCTGGGCTTCTCCGCCCCGTGGATAACAAGACCCTTTACCATGCACAGTATCGCCGGCGCATTCGCTCTCTCTCCTCCCAGGCAACTACTTCTCGGATCCAGAAGGGTCTCATTCGCTATCTCTACATTGTTGTTGACCTCTCAAGGGTATTGGAATCATCACTTGATACCTGTCTTGTAGTAGTtcctttttgaattttatgcaAATGGTTTGTTAATATGATCTGCTTGAACAACGCACTACTATATGCTGGATTGAGAAATCAAAATATTGCATCTTTGTGGTGAGTGTTGAATTGTAAATTGTAAGATTTGCTTAATTGGCATTTCTTCTGCCATGCCTAATGACTGTATCTAGGTAATACAACATACAAAAGACTTTACATGTTTCTGacactctaaatttttttcttgaaagtgCGTTTGGTAAAATATGTTTAACCTACAACTAATTTAGCATCTaggaaaaatatgtttttacaTGGGTTATTGTGGCATGCCCAACATATAAAGAACTGGATAAAGCACCAGAAATCTGGCTTCTAATTGGAAATTACCTTCTATCAATAATGACTAGGGTAGATTTGACAGCATGGATTTAAAAGTTTTGGCAATTCTTTGGATTGATTAATTtgcattgtttattttattttttatttttttcatttgccTTCTCTCTATACGTGTAGGCAGCTGCAGAGATGGATTATCGACCAAGCCGAATGGCTGTGGTTGCAAAACATGTTGAGGCTTTTATTAGGGAGTTCTTTGACCAGAATCCTCTTAGTCAGCTTGGTCTTGTGACTATAAAAGATGGAATTGCTCATTGCTTAACAGATCTTGGTGGCAGTCCTGAGTCCCATGTTAAAGCTTTGATGGGTAAACTGGAGTGCTCCGGTGAATCCTCCCTACAGAATGCCCTGGATCTTGTTCATGGGTATCTAAATCAGATTCCATCATATGGTCATCGAGAAGTTCTCATCTTATATTCTGCTCTTAGTACTTGTGATCCAGGAGATATATTGGAGACTATCCAGAAATGCAAGAAGTCAAAAATGAGGTGTTCAGTCATTGGTCTCTCTGCAGAAATTTTTATATGCAAACATCTCTGCCAAGAAACTGGTGGCTCGTACTCTGTTGCCATGGATGAGGTGAGGTCCACTAACTAGTGGGTGCTTAGAGACTATATTGTaactaaaacaattaaatttttgtctCCAGGCATTTGAGCACAAAATGGCATTCTAAATGAAGCACTAATTGTTGTAATCATTAAAATGATAACttagaagaaacaaaaatctgATATTCATTTAAATCCACCTGAGTCTAATAGAAATTCAAGAAAGTGAAGTTGCTATGAGGATAATGGTTTGGAGTGCTGCCTACTACATTTTAATCATTCAAAGTTtgttttacaaactatttttttccttttttttttgcagtccCACTTCAAAGAGTTAATACTGGAACATGCTCCCCCACCTCCAGCCATAGCAGAATTTGCCATTGCTAATTTGATAAAGATGGGTTTCCCACAAAGAGCAGCAGAGAGTTCTATAGCAATTTGTTCGTGTCACAAGGAGGCTAAGGTTGGAGGGGGTTACACTTGTCCAAGATGCAAAGCACGTGTATGTGAATTACCTACTGAATGTCGTATATGTGGGTTGACACTTATTTCTTCACCCCATTTGGCAAGGTCATATCATCATCTCTTTCCGATAGTACCATTTGATGAGGTGTCTTCATCAGTTCTGAATGATCCACATAACAGATTACCAAGATCTTGTTTTGGCTGCCAACAAAGTCTTCCAAATCCTGGTAAGCAGTTGCATAGGatgaataagaatttttttttcaatgcatCTATTACATGGGCAATCCACAGTTTGGCCTGCCAACTGATCTTTTATGATAATGCTGAAATTGCATTTGGTAGtaggagtatatatatatagctgaATCATGTTATACTCTTTTtggatttcaattttattaaagtAATGCATAGGGATAGAAGAAAATGGGGCTAGACTGTGGTCTCTTGaagatatatttttcaaaataaatgatatatatGTTTCTTGAATGACCTGGTAAGTCTAGAAAATCTGGTCTCTTTAGG
Protein-coding regions in this window:
- the LOC115983802 gene encoding general transcription factor IIH subunit 2, translating into MNNGNGRRLNGETEEDDDDEGSEGDLDAWERTYADERSWESLQEDESGLLRPVDNKTLYHAQYRRRIRSLSSQATTSRIQKGLIRYLYIVVDLSRAAAEMDYRPSRMAVVAKHVEAFIREFFDQNPLSQLGLVTIKDGIAHCLTDLGGSPESHVKALMGKLECSGESSLQNALDLVHGYLNQIPSYGHREVLILYSALSTCDPGDILETIQKCKKSKMRCSVIGLSAEIFICKHLCQETGGSYSVAMDESHFKELILEHAPPPPAIAEFAIANLIKMGFPQRAAESSIAICSCHKEAKVGGGYTCPRCKARVCELPTECRICGLTLISSPHLARSYHHLFPIVPFDEVSSSVLNDPHNRLPRSCFGCQQSLPNPGNKPSLRVACPKCKQHFCLDCDIYIHESLHNCPGCESFRHSKTPIATEE